In Amphiprion ocellaris isolate individual 3 ecotype Okinawa chromosome 2, ASM2253959v1, whole genome shotgun sequence, the genomic stretch GTACTGTCCTGTAATCTCTGTCACTTACTgtcaaacactgaaacacatttgTCATCTGTAAAATACGACCCAGATTCCCTGATTGTTGAGCAGGCTTTGGAAAATGAGCAAGTTTTCTTGTGAGGTGCAACAGACTTCCTTAAAGGATAATTAGGCTGAATTTGAGATTAAATTGACTTTACTGTTAAACTGATTCAGTTTAGTGATGTGCTGGTACGTGTAGGAAGGACTGAAATCATGCATATGTCAAGAATGAAGTCACATAGTAACAAGGCTTTGCTgtctttttccatttatttttaaaagtacttACATAATTAGTCTACATGATTCCAGTTTTGGTGCTCTCTATTTAATTCATCTTCATGATGTCATTTTCTTTGACTGTTTATGAAGTGCTTCATTAAAATTTCTTTTCATGGTTTTCACTCTGAAATGTTACATTTgtacagaaagaaacaaagcatCCAAATGGATTTCTTTAAGAAAGcacacattttatattcattcaCACGGACTTTGGTGCCACATAAAGCCTTTTTGCCTCATTATTCTTCCTTAAAAACCTAGTCCAAGAATTGAAGGCCCGTGTTTTTACAATCGATGGATTTTCTTTCCTGATAAAAACTGCTTCCAGAACGATGAGCCATTAACCAACACGATGAAGCTGGGAGTTCCTCCCTTCACGAAAAACCTGTTAACAGAGAATACAATGAATCAGGAAAAGAGCAAGCAGGAAGTAAATGAGCGTGTTCCTGAACAGATAATAACTGCCAGCATCTATGTTCCATCTGAACTGGATGAGAACTAAGCTTAGAGCTCATTTTCATATTTAGATTACACAACCTGGCAACAAGGTGACACGTCATCACATTACAACATCACCAGCTCTTTGTGCTGTTCAAAAAAACAGTAGCTGAGAGCAAGAAaagattttgaaaataatttctgttttttaccaAGTTATTTgactcctttaaaaaaaaaaaaaaaagcggttCCATTCACTTAAAcatcattaataaaaaaaacacaaaacaagggAATTCagtaataatcataataatagaCAGAACTTTAGAAGTAATACAACCAAAATCGGAATCTGATTAATGTATCAGTATTGACAATTTATATCTCAATCATAAAGAAACCAGCTTTCAACAAACTAAACATTTGTACCTTTTATGCTGCAGTGTTCTCAAAAGTGACGTCTCTGGGTCAACTTGATAGAATTTCTCCTTCTCCACATCTTCAAAGAAGAGCTACAAAAGAGGGCAAATGTTATCATTGTCATTCATCTCCCTGATATAACTCTTTATACTGCTGTAAAGTAAAAGTTTGTTAGGTTCTACTCTGTTATTAACCACTGTCTATTGCTTTACATGAATCCGACAGTTTATGTGGTTGACGCGCCagtttgttttggtctgagaTGCTGGTGCTGCAGCGACATCCAGTGGTTCGAAATGTCATGTACAGTCCCGTTAAATTCACAAGTCCAAGGTTGAACATCAGGGTACAAACTAAACTCGGTTAAAGGATAGTTGGCCAAACGCTAATGAAACCGTTTTTAACCACTGAAGCAATGTTCACCACAAATTCTAGTAGACTTCtagataataaattaaatggcAAAATACCATGACTTTAATGATAAATCTGacaaaatccaaaatattaaacacagcAAATGAGCTGCGGTCTTCGTCAGTAAATAAGATGCAACGTTATTAACCTCTTTGCAGCAGTTTGACTTCAGAATAATCCTCATAGCCAATCTACATGATGCAGTCCTGCTGCATCTGAACGTTATCATTATATCTGCTGACAGACACTCAGCTCCTGCTCTCTGTTAGCATTTGAAAATTCCAGGTTAGCGTCAGGATTAGCGTCAGGTAGCTAACTTAGCCAGACAGCTACCAGATGCCTTTTTCACAATTTGAACTACAGAGTTCATCAACACATCTGTCACacttaacagacagacagcagggaGGTACGCTTGTTTTAGAGACCCTTAGAGGtggtcagcaaacacacctgtaactcctcTCAGTAAGGAGAAAGAGGCGCCACCTGGTGATGAAACTACAGGTACTACATAagatctacaatacattttctgacattcatggggctcacagtTATTCTTTAATTTGTGAAATTTGCTAAATTATTAACAGAGGTTTATCAATTAACAAGCAATCTTTAACATCCATAGTTGAAAAGCAAAATAACATCGATCACACAGTATGTTAGCATACTCTGGATCACCAGACTCCAACCCTTTTTGCACCACGGACCGGATTCAAGCCAGACAATTTTCTACAGACCGGTCATCACGCAcataacaaacaagaaaagtactcagagagtgcagtactccaccaaggctgctcagtcgttgtatgaatTATACTGTGGTGAACACaggtgtgttctgcatgtgtacgttatgtacggatactgaatcatgtgacctaaatatgcggCGGGACCTGATGGGACTCAAATActtccacaatttaatcaattgttcattgtatcatttctgatggataagtcccaataagtctgcagcagtggatgtgtagtaggatcgcaatcatgtgatcgtcagcaggcagctaacgtagtgttcacttgttatagttacagtgatgtgccgctatctcacaatgatacagatatccttaacaaatccgtggatccagactataagctgcatcactgacaaaatccaatcacttggtccttgtgtcatttctgaccttctctgaaaatttcatccaaatccgttggtccatttttaagtaatgttgcgaacagacagacaaacagatgccAATCGTCACCTAACTCCGCCGCAATCCttgatgaaataatgttttttttcagagtcCTAGACAAATAAAATTACTTGTTATTGCTAAGTATTTGTttacttcttcttctgtctcagCATCAAGTCTCTCCCTCTTTTAAAAGACGCTCTCCAgagacatttgttttttattaattttggcagATTGACGGCTTCATTTAACATTGAGTGCgggaaacaaacacagacagaagcgACGGGAAGACgatctagtcatttttcaaaataagagacCCTGCAGACTCCgtcagaaataaaatataaaccgTCTCCAATCTGTCTTTGCATCCCAGTACCAAATGACCCACGACCCGGTGGTTGGGAACCGCTGCTCTGGATGATGGTCTGATCTGTTTATTTAAACCAAGTCTGACTGGAGTTCTCAGTGAAACTCAGAATACAAACCTGCAGATTTTGTGGGAGGTATTTTCTGTCCGTGTCCCAAGGGGGAAGTTCTTCAAACATGACCGCCAGGTGGTCTACGAAACTGAACAAGACAAATAGAGAGGTACAGGAGAGATTTAAAggaaactaaaaacagaaacaaacttaTAAATGCTGTATCTAATCAACATTAATAAGCATTACAGTGAAGCTGACACTCCTGCTGAACAACAACCCCTGTGGCCACAATTAGCAATTACACTACACTATCTGGCCTGCTGCGAGTTTACTGTCAGTTACGGCTTAGAAGGGCATCAaattttttgcttgaaaattgCTAAAATTATTAAGTGGTAATCAAAATagttaattttctgtcattgtattgcagtttaaaatgttattaCTAACAGTTTCTGCCAATCCTACACAAGTAGatacagaaaatactgcaaaatgaagctttaagtcatttttaaggCAAAATATGCCCAATGTGTGCCATTTCCAGTTTCAGTTTTCCTCAAATGTGCAGATTTGCTACTTTTCTTTCTTATAtatgataataaattaaatatttttttggtttatgatcactgtttggaaaaatgtacattttgaaaatggcaTCCTGCATACTGTGAGTTTGTccatgaattttattttatttttatctatagACAAGAAAAATATAGATTAATGGAATGATAATGGCCCCAGCACTTTCCCTGCATAAATTCAAACAGTTCTTCTGTTGCAATAAGCACAGCAATGCCCCATATCTAAATATAGTCATCACGAGAGAAAAACCAAACTAGAGTAGTTCACCAGTTGTTCTCGCAGAAGGCTGAGATGAAATCACTCTGCTGATGTTCGGGGTAGAGGAAGAGAACAGGCCAGTGCAGAAGGCCCTGATCGTCCAGGAAGACCTGAGCCCCGGTGACCTCCTGAGAGTTGAGGCCGTCCAGACTCAGCTGTGCTATCGCTGCTGAAGagcgttcctcctcctcctcctcaccttctGAACCGTGCTGACGAGGCCCCATAGACTGGAAGAGTTTGACGCCCCGATCCTGCACAAAAAtcacaacagcagcaaacagatGAGAATAGATTAACTGTAGAAGTAGAGTCACGCCACTGATTAGATCCTCAACTGAGAGCAATTTAATACGAGGCCTACCTTTATAGCAGCCAGAAGAGCTTCTTTCTGACCATGCAACTTCTTTTCTTTGACCTTAGCTTTCCTGGCATCTCTCTCCGCTGCTCTCTAAGAAATCACAATTGAAGAACTTGAATACAGCCTCACTTTACAACCTTaaaccaccaaaaaaatcagctgaacTCATTAGTTACTTTGTGTTTATCTGCTGTTGCTCTCAGCTCCAACAACTTCTTGTCAGTCGGATGGGCCTTGAGCCCCTCGTCACACCACTGGAGGGCGTCTGGAAAGTTACGCAGCTCAATACAACACTGAGCACCTGAGGAACCATAAACAAGATACACATTACTGCTTTTTACACTATAATAATGTTTAAACTGTGTCATATTATCTAATGGTTGCATTTTCACACTAGTAGGCGATGCATAAAACTCTACCCTGGTAAGTTattttatgttgaaataatgataaatacTGCAATATAGtaatctgaaagaaaaaaaacttctgtcAAGAGATGCAGTATAAAGGAATGTTACCATAAAGAAGATTTGCTCAGTGACTTACACCACTACTTTTTTACTTGTTAAATCATCACAAAGCTTTTTAAATACTGAGTAGTGATTATTTGCTCAGGCTAAAATCTACTGAACAATTGTTGTTGAGGAAGTGTACGACCTCAGATGATATCTATTAAGCATATTTCAGATCTGATCTTCAACACAGTCCAAATATCCGaaacaaaatgatttaacaTAATTAAAAACCTAAGGCAAAAAAATGTACACCTCCTCTCCAATCAACCGTACAACGTCTGACACTGATCAGCCTTGATTTCTTTATAAACAAGGAAGTGCCATCAGTGGCTGGaggagcagaaaaagaaaaaaatatgaatatatgcTGTGcatcgcaaaaaaaaaaaaagtctcttacTAATTCAGCTATTATGTTGATACAcctcatatatattttttaagttatttttttcagccatttttggctttatttgacaggtaagtcaagaggcagacaggaaagtagggagaacaATTGGGGAGGCCCTTTTCATACCTCTGATCAAGGCTTTCAGGTGGTCTGGTTTGATCTTCtttgcagctgcagcatcaTTCAGTGCAGAACGCATGTTACCTGTGTGACACAAAACCAGATATATGTCatatttagatagatagatagacagatagacagacagacagacagacagacagacagacagatagatagatagacagatagatagattaaacctttattgatcccacagtggggaaatttacagtgtaacagcagcaaatagaacagcttgaataaaaaagagagcagcacacaatgcacacagtgcatagatataaatattttcttcttctagaagaaaaaaatacaatatttacagcataATTCCTATGAAACTGCACAGcatcattatttacatttttattgcagtttgtAAGTGGGTGAACTGAACCACTGGGAGcttgattgtaaagtctgactgcagcaggaaggaaggacctgtggtatctctcctttagacaccatgggtgaagcagtctgtcactgaaggagctgcccagtgTTGTTACTgattcctgcagggggtgggaggtgtcctccatgatagataACAGTTGTGTCATCATTctcctgtctcccaccacctccacaggatcaagggggcagcccaggacagaactggctttctttaccagtttgtttagtctcttcctgtctgcagccatgatgttgctgctccagcagaccactccatacatgaCTGCTGATGCCACCACTGAATCATAAAAGATTCTGTGGTGGCATCAGCCAtcatgtatggagtggtctgctggcaTTACATCTAAGTTACTTGGTGTGACCCTTTATATGATTGATACATCAGATGCTGGGAGGATGT encodes the following:
- the ttc4 gene encoding tetratricopeptide repeat protein 4 → MAQSDSDDGMDEFMDKFKSQRYKNAFTENDWEEEFNKIPMFMKTAPEEIDPQKYPELACLQSIIHDEDRPPEEQARCLKDEGNAYFKEKNYEKAVVSYSAGLKKKCGDQELNAVLLTNRAAAHFYLGNMRSALNDAAAAKKIKPDHLKALIRGAQCCIELRNFPDALQWCDEGLKAHPTDKKLLELRATADKHKRAAERDARKAKVKEKKLHGQKEALLAAIKDRGVKLFQSMGPRQHGSEGEEEEEERSSAAIAQLSLDGLNSQEVTGAQVFLDDQGLLHWPVLFLYPEHQQSDFISAFCENNCFVDHLAVMFEELPPWDTDRKYLPQNLQLFFEDVEKEKFYQVDPETSLLRTLQHKRFFVKGGTPSFIVLVNGSSFWKQFLSGKKIHRL